The proteins below come from a single Cannabis sativa cultivar Pink pepper isolate KNU-18-1 chromosome 3, ASM2916894v1, whole genome shotgun sequence genomic window:
- the LOC115709457 gene encoding serine/arginine-rich splicing factor RS2Z33 isoform X1, with the protein MPRYDDRYGNTRLYVGRLSSRTRSRDLDRLFSRYGRVRDVDMKRDFAFVEFGDPRDADDARYSLDGREFDGSRLIVEFAKGGPRGSREYLGRGPPPGSGRCFNCGLDGHWARDCKAGDWKNKCYRCGERGHIERQCNNSPKELRRGGSLSRSPVRSRSPRRGRSPSRSYSRSHSYRSDILDIQLCSDQICESIIGVVYCFFNFVSFDSRSRSPVRRGRSYDRDGGSRSPVPSKTRKRSRSVTPDDISPKARDSISPINGRLADEQDDDYSGSPRARSRSPISPERDSPVGRRFRSPNKTNGRSQSPNPSPSPSPSPSPKDDRSPVDDDDENRRSPRRGSESP; encoded by the exons ATGCCTCGTTACGATGATCGATATGGCAATACCCGTCTATATGTTGGTCGCCTTTCCTCGAGGACGCGTTCCCGTGATTTAGATCGACTTTTCAGCCGATATGGAAG AGTACGAGATGTGGATATGAAGCGGGATTTTGCCTTTGTT GAATTTGGTGATCCTCGAGATGCTGATGATGCAAGGTACAGCTTGGATGGTCGGGAATTTGATGGAAGTCGTCTCATTGTAGAGTTTGCTAAAGGG GGGCCTCGTGGTTCTCGTGAATATCTAGGCAGAGGTCCTCCTCCTGGATCTGGACGTTGCTTTAATTGTGGTCTTGATGGTCATTGGGCTCGGGATTGCAAAGCTGGTGACTGGAAAAACAAGTGTTATCGCTGTGGAGAGAGAGGTCACATTGAAAGACAGTGCAACAATAGCCCAAAGGAGCTAAG GCGTGGGGGCAGTCTTTCACGATCTCCAGTTAGGTCACGCTCACCTCGTCGCGGTCGAAGTCCCAGTCGTAGTTACAGCAGAAGCCATAGTTATAGGTCAGATATCTTAGACATTCAACTTTGTTCCGACCAGATATGTGAAAGCATCATCGGTGTagtatattgtttttttaactTTGTCTCTTTTGACAGCCGATCAAGATCGCCTGTACGAAGAGGGCGAAGCTATGATCGTGATGGCGGATCAAGGAGTCCAGTCCCTTCCAAGACTAGGAAACGCAGTCGAAGTGTCACACCTGATGATATCAGCCCCAAGGCAAGAGATAGCATCTCTCCAATAAATGGTAGATTGGCTGATGAGCAAGACGATGACTATAGTGGTAGCCCTAGGGCAAGGAGCAGAAGCCCCATCAGCCCGGAACGAGATAGCCCAGTTGGAAGGAGGTTCCGAAGCCCCAATAAAACCAATGGCCGCAGCCAAAGTCCAAATCCCAGCCCCAGCCCCAGCCCCAGCCCCAGCCCTAAGGATGATAGAAGTCCTGTTGATGATGACGATGAGAACCGCCGTTCTCCTCGGAGGGGCAGTGAATCACCTTAA
- the LOC115709457 gene encoding serine/arginine-rich splicing factor RS2Z33 isoform X2, whose translation MMLTVSGNHLRRVRDVDMKRDFAFVEFGDPRDADDARYSLDGREFDGSRLIVEFAKGGPRGSREYLGRGPPPGSGRCFNCGLDGHWARDCKAGDWKNKCYRCGERGHIERQCNNSPKELRRGGSLSRSPVRSRSPRRGRSPSRSYSRSHSYRSDILDIQLCSDQICESIIGVVYCFFNFVSFDSRSRSPVRRGRSYDRDGGSRSPVPSKTRKRSRSVTPDDISPKARDSISPINGRLADEQDDDYSGSPRARSRSPISPERDSPVGRRFRSPNKTNGRSQSPNPSPSPSPSPSPKDDRSPVDDDDENRRSPRRGSESP comes from the exons ATGATGCTTACTGTTTCTGGCAACCATTTACGCAGAGTACGAGATGTGGATATGAAGCGGGATTTTGCCTTTGTT GAATTTGGTGATCCTCGAGATGCTGATGATGCAAGGTACAGCTTGGATGGTCGGGAATTTGATGGAAGTCGTCTCATTGTAGAGTTTGCTAAAGGG GGGCCTCGTGGTTCTCGTGAATATCTAGGCAGAGGTCCTCCTCCTGGATCTGGACGTTGCTTTAATTGTGGTCTTGATGGTCATTGGGCTCGGGATTGCAAAGCTGGTGACTGGAAAAACAAGTGTTATCGCTGTGGAGAGAGAGGTCACATTGAAAGACAGTGCAACAATAGCCCAAAGGAGCTAAG GCGTGGGGGCAGTCTTTCACGATCTCCAGTTAGGTCACGCTCACCTCGTCGCGGTCGAAGTCCCAGTCGTAGTTACAGCAGAAGCCATAGTTATAGGTCAGATATCTTAGACATTCAACTTTGTTCCGACCAGATATGTGAAAGCATCATCGGTGTagtatattgtttttttaactTTGTCTCTTTTGACAGCCGATCAAGATCGCCTGTACGAAGAGGGCGAAGCTATGATCGTGATGGCGGATCAAGGAGTCCAGTCCCTTCCAAGACTAGGAAACGCAGTCGAAGTGTCACACCTGATGATATCAGCCCCAAGGCAAGAGATAGCATCTCTCCAATAAATGGTAGATTGGCTGATGAGCAAGACGATGACTATAGTGGTAGCCCTAGGGCAAGGAGCAGAAGCCCCATCAGCCCGGAACGAGATAGCCCAGTTGGAAGGAGGTTCCGAAGCCCCAATAAAACCAATGGCCGCAGCCAAAGTCCAAATCCCAGCCCCAGCCCCAGCCCCAGCCCCAGCCCTAAGGATGATAGAAGTCCTGTTGATGATGACGATGAGAACCGCCGTTCTCCTCGGAGGGGCAGTGAATCACCTTAA
- the LOC115709457 gene encoding serine/arginine-rich splicing factor RS2Z33 isoform X4 encodes MMLTVSGNHLRRVRDVDMKRDFAFVEFGDPRDADDARYSLDGREFDGSRLIVEFAKGGPRGSREYLGRGPPPGSGRCFNCGLDGHWARDCKAGDWKNKCYRCGERGHIERQCNNSPKELRRGGSLSRSPVRSRSPRRGRSPSRSYSRSHSYSRSRSPVRRGRSYDRDGGSRSPVPSKTRKRSRSVTPDDISPKARDSISPINGRLADEQDDDYSGSPRARSRSPISPERDSPVGRRFRSPNKTNGRSQSPNPSPSPSPSPSPKDDRSPVDDDDENRRSPRRGSESP; translated from the exons ATGATGCTTACTGTTTCTGGCAACCATTTACGCAGAGTACGAGATGTGGATATGAAGCGGGATTTTGCCTTTGTT GAATTTGGTGATCCTCGAGATGCTGATGATGCAAGGTACAGCTTGGATGGTCGGGAATTTGATGGAAGTCGTCTCATTGTAGAGTTTGCTAAAGGG GGGCCTCGTGGTTCTCGTGAATATCTAGGCAGAGGTCCTCCTCCTGGATCTGGACGTTGCTTTAATTGTGGTCTTGATGGTCATTGGGCTCGGGATTGCAAAGCTGGTGACTGGAAAAACAAGTGTTATCGCTGTGGAGAGAGAGGTCACATTGAAAGACAGTGCAACAATAGCCCAAAGGAGCTAAG GCGTGGGGGCAGTCTTTCACGATCTCCAGTTAGGTCACGCTCACCTCGTCGCGGTCGAAGTCCCAGTCGTAGTTACAGCAGAAGCCATAGTTATAG CCGATCAAGATCGCCTGTACGAAGAGGGCGAAGCTATGATCGTGATGGCGGATCAAGGAGTCCAGTCCCTTCCAAGACTAGGAAACGCAGTCGAAGTGTCACACCTGATGATATCAGCCCCAAGGCAAGAGATAGCATCTCTCCAATAAATGGTAGATTGGCTGATGAGCAAGACGATGACTATAGTGGTAGCCCTAGGGCAAGGAGCAGAAGCCCCATCAGCCCGGAACGAGATAGCCCAGTTGGAAGGAGGTTCCGAAGCCCCAATAAAACCAATGGCCGCAGCCAAAGTCCAAATCCCAGCCCCAGCCCCAGCCCCAGCCCCAGCCCTAAGGATGATAGAAGTCCTGTTGATGATGACGATGAGAACCGCCGTTCTCCTCGGAGGGGCAGTGAATCACCTTAA
- the LOC115709457 gene encoding serine/arginine-rich splicing factor RS2Z33 isoform X3, whose product MPRYDDRYGNTRLYVGRLSSRTRSRDLDRLFSRYGRVRDVDMKRDFAFVEFGDPRDADDARYSLDGREFDGSRLIVEFAKGGPRGSREYLGRGPPPGSGRCFNCGLDGHWARDCKAGDWKNKCYRCGERGHIERQCNNSPKELRRGGSLSRSPVRSRSPRRGRSPSRSYSRSHSYSRSRSPVRRGRSYDRDGGSRSPVPSKTRKRSRSVTPDDISPKARDSISPINGRLADEQDDDYSGSPRARSRSPISPERDSPVGRRFRSPNKTNGRSQSPNPSPSPSPSPSPKDDRSPVDDDDENRRSPRRGSESP is encoded by the exons ATGCCTCGTTACGATGATCGATATGGCAATACCCGTCTATATGTTGGTCGCCTTTCCTCGAGGACGCGTTCCCGTGATTTAGATCGACTTTTCAGCCGATATGGAAG AGTACGAGATGTGGATATGAAGCGGGATTTTGCCTTTGTT GAATTTGGTGATCCTCGAGATGCTGATGATGCAAGGTACAGCTTGGATGGTCGGGAATTTGATGGAAGTCGTCTCATTGTAGAGTTTGCTAAAGGG GGGCCTCGTGGTTCTCGTGAATATCTAGGCAGAGGTCCTCCTCCTGGATCTGGACGTTGCTTTAATTGTGGTCTTGATGGTCATTGGGCTCGGGATTGCAAAGCTGGTGACTGGAAAAACAAGTGTTATCGCTGTGGAGAGAGAGGTCACATTGAAAGACAGTGCAACAATAGCCCAAAGGAGCTAAG GCGTGGGGGCAGTCTTTCACGATCTCCAGTTAGGTCACGCTCACCTCGTCGCGGTCGAAGTCCCAGTCGTAGTTACAGCAGAAGCCATAGTTATAG CCGATCAAGATCGCCTGTACGAAGAGGGCGAAGCTATGATCGTGATGGCGGATCAAGGAGTCCAGTCCCTTCCAAGACTAGGAAACGCAGTCGAAGTGTCACACCTGATGATATCAGCCCCAAGGCAAGAGATAGCATCTCTCCAATAAATGGTAGATTGGCTGATGAGCAAGACGATGACTATAGTGGTAGCCCTAGGGCAAGGAGCAGAAGCCCCATCAGCCCGGAACGAGATAGCCCAGTTGGAAGGAGGTTCCGAAGCCCCAATAAAACCAATGGCCGCAGCCAAAGTCCAAATCCCAGCCCCAGCCCCAGCCCCAGCCCCAGCCCTAAGGATGATAGAAGTCCTGTTGATGATGACGATGAGAACCGCCGTTCTCCTCGGAGGGGCAGTGAATCACCTTAA